One segment of Acidimicrobiia bacterium DNA contains the following:
- a CDS encoding type II/IV secretion system protein: MSVEVERAVATLTLDYNLLTPEKAVRLIAEARKSSRSLVSFVLAEVAEADILKTIAKEFGWEYIDLHGPTQQVRFDEGLLQNLDVATLTKLAALPLRASNGNIVVAMANPTDMNAQSYLDSYFPQGYTPALAAKAQVQSRLLYVSNDFETDPSADNAVPAWIDYLLQRAVADRASDILFGFLHDGSLLVRFNIDGTLHQLPVPLPENKRNEVIPALLARCSSMDQTNVLEPQDGTFSYTVAGRQIDARVGLIPQMNGPGVAVRILDSATLRTRPEDMGFSPQHLEIMRKSVQEPQGCVVVVGPTGSGKTTTLYTLLREVDALARNVLTVEDPVEYRLPYVGQTQIRTDIGDRSLTWPRALRALLRQAPNVILVGEIRDAETAQIAMEASITGHLVLTTLHARSAPGAYLRLSEMGVQPYMTSEAITLLINQRLVGKVHDCATSRPPTIEEKHALETMGLPIYPEVAQPNGCPGCNGRGYLGRLAVSELLVPDDAVRTAVNTRAERRELHQAAYNAGWRPIVSDAGRLIEEKRTTVSQVAAIILSEFGDLSFETTEL; encoded by the coding sequence TTAATAGCTGAAGCCAGAAAATCTAGCCGGTCTCTAGTAAGTTTTGTGTTAGCTGAAGTGGCCGAAGCAGACATCCTGAAAACGATCGCTAAAGAGTTCGGTTGGGAATATATAGACCTCCACGGCCCAACACAACAAGTTCGTTTCGATGAGGGGCTTTTACAAAACCTTGACGTCGCAACGCTAACAAAACTAGCTGCCCTACCGTTACGGGCCAGCAACGGCAACATTGTTGTGGCGATGGCTAACCCTACAGATATGAACGCCCAATCATATCTAGATTCCTATTTTCCACAGGGATACACCCCTGCGCTAGCCGCTAAAGCCCAAGTCCAGTCCCGCCTACTGTATGTTTCCAACGATTTTGAAACAGACCCTAGCGCTGACAACGCTGTACCAGCTTGGATAGATTACCTGTTACAACGAGCTGTAGCAGACCGTGCAAGTGACATACTTTTCGGGTTTCTACACGACGGTAGTTTGCTAGTCCGGTTCAACATTGACGGGACGTTACATCAACTACCAGTCCCTTTACCTGAAAACAAAAGAAACGAAGTTATACCAGCGCTTCTAGCGCGTTGTTCGTCCATGGACCAAACCAACGTTTTAGAACCCCAAGACGGTACTTTTAGTTACACTGTAGCAGGACGTCAAATAGATGCGCGGGTAGGGCTCATTCCACAAATGAACGGTCCCGGTGTGGCAGTACGAATCCTGGACTCAGCAACTCTACGAACCCGTCCAGAAGACATGGGCTTTTCACCGCAACATCTAGAAATAATGCGGAAAAGTGTGCAAGAACCACAAGGTTGTGTAGTTGTAGTCGGGCCGACCGGTTCAGGAAAAACAACCACGCTATACACACTGCTACGAGAAGTAGATGCTTTAGCACGCAACGTGTTAACTGTTGAAGACCCTGTTGAATACCGACTTCCTTATGTTGGTCAAACCCAAATCCGAACCGATATCGGTGACCGTTCCTTAACATGGCCACGTGCGTTGCGAGCCCTACTAAGACAAGCCCCGAACGTGATTTTAGTGGGTGAGATTCGCGACGCTGAAACCGCACAAATAGCAATGGAAGCCTCAATCACAGGACACCTAGTGCTCACAACACTCCACGCACGTTCAGCACCTGGAGCTTATCTGAGGCTAAGCGAAATGGGTGTCCAACCCTATATGACTTCTGAAGCTATAACCCTGCTAATCAACCAGCGGCTAGTCGGCAAAGTCCATGATTGTGCGACGTCTAGACCACCAACAATAGAAGAAAAACACGCTTTAGAAACAATGGGGCTGCCCATATATCCCGAAGTGGCTCAACCTAACGGGTGCCCTGGGTGCAACGGCCGGGGCTATCTTGGGCGTTTAGCAGTATCAGAACTTTTAGTTCCCGACGACGCTGTACGCACCGCGGTAAACACACGCGCAGAGCGACGCGAACTCCACCAAGCAGCCTACAACGCAGGCTGGCGTCCCATTGTTTCTGACGCTGGGCGTCTAATCGAAGAAAAACGTACAACTGTGTCCCAAGTAGCTGCCATAATCCTCTCCGAGTTTGGGGACCTCTCCTTT